The Urbifossiella limnaea nucleotide sequence CGGCGTGAAGCGGAGCGGCAACGGCCACCCGTCGGCCGCGGCGCTGGTGTCGGCGGTGACGCACCCGACGGCGTGGACGGTGAACCACGGCACCGACATCAAGATGGCCCAGGGTCTGAGCACGGCCATCGACGGCCCGCCTTGACGAGGTGCCCGCCTCGCGGCATACCCCGGCGTTCGCACGGGGGAGCGAAGGGGGCGGGGCATGAACCGCGTGGTCTCGCTGGGTGTCGTCGTACTCGTCGGCTGTCAGGCCGCCCCGAAGCTGGTCGAGCCGTTCCCGGAGCCGAGCCGGGCGAGCGGCTCGTGGGTCGTCCTCGAAGACCGCCGCCCGGCGTGGGAGAAGGCGGCGTTCGAGGGGCCGGTCGTGTCGCTCTACCGGTTCAGCCGGGTCAGCCCCAACCCGTGGGTGCGGCTCCAAAAGGCGACCGAGGCGATCGTCGCCGACCTGCCGGAGAAGCCTGAGCGCGTGGACGTGGTGGTCACGTCGTTCCGGCTGGTGTCGAAAAATGCCGACGCGCCGCCGCGGACCGAGGAGGGCGGCACGGTGCAGGTCGGCGGGCGGAAGGCGTCCGTGCTCGGCACCGGTCGGCAGGGCGTTGACGAGTCGATGGCCTACGAGCGTGCCCGCTCCGCGGCGACCAGCGGCGACCGGAACGTCGCCCAGCAGGCGGCCGGGGCGCTGGCCTTCCAGGGCGGCGCCCCCGCGGCCGGCGTGCAACTCGGTGAGGCGCCTGCGGTCGAACTGACGGAAGGGCCGCTCGACGGGCTCGCCCCCGGCGCCCACTGCAACATCCGCGGCGTGCTCCGCCTCACGTACCCCGGCGGCCGCGACAAGGACGTCCCGTTCCACGTCCTCGCCAGCCGGCCGAACGAGACCGGCTCCCGCTACTGGGGCGAGACGCTGGAGCAGGCGACGACGCTCGGCATGATTCAGTTCGCCCGTCAGGTCCGCCTGGGGCTCGGGCTACCCGCTCGCGAGTAGCCGCCCGGTCGGGAGGCCAACCATGAGCACCACCTTCGCGTTCGACGGCGTTCCCGTCCCCGACATCCGCACGCCGCTCACCGGCCCGAAGGCGGCGGCGCTGCTGGCGCGCGACGCTGAGTACGTGTCGCCGTCGTACACCCGCGTCTACCCGCTGGTCGTCGAGCGCGGTAGCGGCTGCGTCGTCGAGGACGTGGACGGCAACCGCTTCCTCGACTTCACCGCCGGCATCGCCGTGACCGCGACGGGGCACTGTCACCCCGAGGTGGTCGCGGCGATCCACGACCAGGCGGACAAGCTGCTCCACATGAGCGGCACCGACTTCTACTACCGCCCGCAGATCGACCTCGCGGAGCGGCTGGCGAGGATCGCCCCGGGGCCGTCGCCGAAAAAGGTGTTCTTTACGAACAGCGGCGCGGAGGCGGTCGAGGCCGCGCTGAAGCTCGCCCGCTGGCACACCAGGCGGAACCGCGTGGTGTCGTTCTTCGGCGCCTTCCACGGCCGCACGTACGGGGCGATGTCCCTGAGCGGGTCGAAGCTCGTCCACCGCCGCGGCTTCTCGCCGCTCGTGCCGGACATCCACCACATCGACTTTCCGCGCGGCTGCGGTAGCACGTGCGGCGGCGGGCGGTGCGGCCTCGTGGACGATCTGACCGACACGCTATTCCGCCGCACCTGCCCGCCGGAGGAGGTCGCCGCCGTCTTCGTCGAGCCGATCCAGGGGGAGGGTGGCTATCACCCGCTGCCCGCCGGGTGCCTCCCGGCGCTGCGGGCGCTGTGCGACCGGCACGGCATCCTGCTCGTGGCCGACGAGGTCCAGAGTGGCATGGGCCGGACCGGAAAGATCTTCGCCTGCGAGCACTACGGCGTGGAGCCGGACATCCTGTGCGCCGCGAAGGGGGTCGCCAGCGGGATGCCGCTCGGGGCCATCGTGGCGCGGGCCGAGGTGATGGACTGGCCGAGCGGCAGCCACGCCAGCACGTTCGGCGGCAACCCCGTCAGCTGCCGCGCGGCGCTCGCCACCATCGACCTGTTGGAGCGCGAGTACACCGCCAACGCCGCCGCCCGTGGCGAACAGCTGCGCGCGGGTCTGAAGCGGCTCACCGGCCTGGCGAACGTCCGCGGGTTGGGGCTGATGACCGCCGCCGACGTGCCCGGCTCCGGTGGCCGCGAAGCCCTCATTCAG carries:
- a CDS encoding aminotransferase class III-fold pyridoxal phosphate-dependent enzyme; this translates as MSTTFAFDGVPVPDIRTPLTGPKAAALLARDAEYVSPSYTRVYPLVVERGSGCVVEDVDGNRFLDFTAGIAVTATGHCHPEVVAAIHDQADKLLHMSGTDFYYRPQIDLAERLARIAPGPSPKKVFFTNSGAEAVEAALKLARWHTRRNRVVSFFGAFHGRTYGAMSLSGSKLVHRRGFSPLVPDIHHIDFPRGCGSTCGGGRCGLVDDLTDTLFRRTCPPEEVAAVFVEPIQGEGGYHPLPAGCLPALRALCDRHGILLVADEVQSGMGRTGKIFACEHYGVEPDILCAAKGVASGMPLGAIVARAEVMDWPSGSHASTFGGNPVSCRAALATIDLLEREYTANAAARGEQLRAGLKRLTGLANVRGLGLMTAADVPGSGGREALIQGCFRRGLLLLGCGEAGLRFCPPLCVTAVQVETALALLGEVLDEANSPLPQPRADTPGSPAPAISL